In Dehalococcoidales bacterium, the genomic window CGGAGAAATAAAAATCTCAAGGAGGAATGATGAGCAGCAGAATAGAAAAAAAGAACCCCCTGCAATGGTTAAAAGCTACCTGTCCCATTTGCGGAAAAGAGTATGAATACCTTCCAGATTATAAACCGGCAACCTGTAGTAAATTTGATTGTCTGCAAAAGTACCATGCAAATAAAAGAGCATAACTCCGGAGGTTAAAGTTGGCAAGTGACATTGAAATTCTTATGAAGGCGAAAGAAAAAGAAGACGATCCCCGACGAGCAAAGTACGGCTGGAAGTCATGGGAATTCTACACCGTAGGTGCAACGAAGGACGACATCAAACGCCTGGTAGATGATGGCTACGTCGTGGTTGCCGGTCGTCGCGGATCTCTGACTAAATACCTGTTAACCGACAAGGCTCGGAAAACAATCTGGGCCAACGAAATGGAGGAGAAGTTTAAGGCGATCCCCCGAGCAACTATCATGGAAAGCCTTAACCTGGTCGTTGGCTTCGATGACATCAAGGATGTTCTTGCCGACACAGTATCCAGCCGTCGCAAGATGAATATTCTCATGACGGGACCGCCGGCATGTGCCAAGTCGGTTATGCTGGATGCTTTGAGAGAAGCGGTACCAGCTCCCCAGTCCTACCTCGCTTTCGGCTCCCGGACGTCTGCAGCAGGTTTGAGCGACATGTTATTCCAGACTCAGCCGGAGCTGCTGCTGTTCGATGAGGTCGACAAGTGCCGGCAGGATGCTATTTCAGTACTGCTTGGTCTGATGGAAAAGGG contains:
- a CDS encoding ATP-binding protein, which translates into the protein MASDIEILMKAKEKEDDPRRAKYGWKSWEFYTVGATKDDIKRLVDDGYVVVAGRRGSLTKYLLTDKARKTIWANEMEEKFKAIPRATIMESLNLVVGFDDIKDVLADTVSSRRKMNILMTGPPACAKSVMLDALREAVPAPQSYLAFGSRTSAAGLSDMLFQTQPELLLFDEVDKCRQDAISVLLGLMEKGEVIETKSNKTRGIKLRTQVIAACNRQEKFTPEFLSRFAFKPHFPEYTRQEFIDVVVGMLDRVEGCPPDVAHLIGTQVYDLGLGDVRAARGVWQMMHDSTAEEVNRVITLNLKYQPDEQNGNSRKKDKKTAIARLPGFRD